The Sporosarcina sp. Te-1 DNA window TTCCCGTTCAACAGGACGGTGATTGGATATTCGACTGCTACATCATCCATTTTCGAAACAAACTTGCCATCTGTAAACTTCACAATGGCTCTGCGATTCATTAGATCCAATGTGTACCCTCCTTCCCTCAATCGATATTCCGATCGAACAAGAAAACGGAAACGGCGATATCATCATCCACTTTAAAATCTGAGAACAGATGGACGAATTTTGCGCCAATCAATTCTTCTAGTCCTTCAGGAGGCGCTTTGTCATACACTTCCTGTATCATTCTGGTTCTAGCTACATGGACCATCTCTTTTCCTTCAGGCGTCCCGGCGATGAATTTTTCTGTAGGCGTCAAGTTTCCGTAGAGCGTGGAGATGACCATGTTATCAATGATGACAGAATGGATCCGATCCGGTCCTTTGCCGAAGAGATCTTTCCGCAACTTTCGAATGATCGCATTAAAATGATGGATTTTTTTGGACATGTCATCACCTCTGTCTGCTATAATTAGAATAGTCAAGAAATTATCAGAAGACTAGTTGTATATTGTAGGCCTATGAACTATACTAGAATGTAAGAGGGTGCTATTGTATGAATTGCATCGGCACTATCTTTCTCATTTATCTTAAATACGGATTGGTTATTTAGCAAGGTCTGCTATTGGACTATTTCCACTATGAAAATCCGGACACCATCATTTTGAGGTGTGTTTTCATAGTGGATTTTTTTATGAAAGGGGACTCGGAAGGACATGTCAATAAAGATCAATGATACCAGATATGATTTCGATGAAGGTATGACGATTCTTCAAGTGATCAACCAGGCACAGCTGACGCATCCGCAAATTTGTTATTTACCAGAAGTGGATCCGATCGAAACTTGTGATACTTGTATTGTCGAGGCTGATGGACGACTTGTCAGAGCCTGTTCGACGCCTGCGGTTTCAGGGATGAAAGTACAACTTGCGTCTCCGCGGGCAAAAGCAGCTCAAACTGAGGCAATGGATCGTATTCTTGAAAACCATTTGCTTTATTGCACAGTGTGCGATAACAACAACGGCAACTGCAAAATACATAACACTGTGGACTTGATGGAGATTGAGCATCAGAAATATCCCTATGAACCAAAGTGCTCAAAAGACAGCGTGGACCTGACAAACCCATTCTACCGCTACGATCCAAACCAGTGTATCGCCTGCGGCCAATGCGTGGAAGTGTGTCAAAATCTACAAGTGAACGAGACGCTTTCCATCGATTGGGAACGCGACAGGCCGATCGTTTTATGGGACGGAGGAGCTAAGATTAATGATTCGTCCTGTGTCAGTTGCGGGCATTGTGTCACAGTTTGTCCTTGCAATGCATTGATGGAGAAATCCATGTTGGGCGAAGCTGGTTTCATGACCGGGCTCACAGATGAGATCTTGACACCGATGATTGACCTGGTAAAAGATGTAGAGCCGGGATATAGCGGCATCATGGCGATCTCGGATGCCGAGGCAGCTATGAGGGAAACTAGGACGAAAAAGACGAAGACAGTTTGTACGTTTTGTGGTGTCGGCTGTTCATTCGAAGTATGGACGAAGGACC harbors:
- a CDS encoding DUF2294 domain-containing protein; the protein is MSKKIHHFNAIIRKLRKDLFGKGPDRIHSVIIDNMVISTLYGNLTPTEKFIAGTPEGKEMVHVARTRMIQEVYDKAPPEGLEELIGAKFVHLFSDFKVDDDIAVSVFLFDRNID